Genomic DNA from Paucilactobacillus hokkaidonensis JCM 18461:
ATTTCGTATGATAGAACGACCAAAATATCTTGCAGAGCTGATTGAATTTAAAGATACAGATCTGATCAAAATTATCACAGGTGTTCGGCGATCCGGTAAATCTGTTTTACTAATGTTGTACCGTGATTATTTATTGAAACAAGGTATTGAGGCACGTGATATTATCTATATTAATTTTGAAGATTATCAAATGCAATTAGTACAAACTGAAAACCAATTACGAAAAATTTTAGATAAACGCCTAAATAAGAACAGACGTCAGTACATTTTATTGGATGAAATTCAAAACGTAAGTGGATGGCAACGTGTAATTAATGGTGTTCGAGTGAGCTTTAACTGTGATATTGTCATTACTGGTTCTAATGCCAAAATGTTATCTGGTGAATTGGCAACACTGTTGAGTGGACGTTACGTAGAGATTCCGATATATCCTTTTTCCTTTAAAGAATTTTTAAACGCTAAAAATATTAGTTCAGATTCCAGAGAAATTGACTCAGCATTTACTGAGTATGAAAAGTTTGGTGGCTTTCCAGCTGCTATTTTGGCAAATGATGCGGTAAAAGATCAGGTGTTAAAAGGGATCTACGATGCTGTCATTTTAAATGATGTTTCAATGCGGGGCAATGTTCGGGATGTTACAATATTAAGAGCTGTCGTTGGTTTTTTGGCAGATAATACTGGACAGCTTGTTCAGCCAAATAAAATTGCTAACACTTTAAAAAGTGAGGGAATGCGTGTTAGTCCGCATACGATCACACGATATCTTGAGTTATTAGAAAATGCTTTTTTATTTTATCATGTACAGCAATATGATTTACGAGGTCGTCAGTATTTAAAAACGACAGGTAAATATTTTATTGCTGACTCCGGATTGCGACGAATTGCTGTAGGACGACGGGCAGGTAATTATAGTAATCAGTTGGAAAACATAGTTTATATCGAGCTTAAGCGGCGCGGCTATATAATTAATGTTGGTAAATTGGGTAGTAAAGAAATTGATTTTGTGGCGCGTAAAGATGATGATATTTTGTATGTTCAAGTCACTTACGAATTGCCAGACAATAAGCATGAAACTAACAATTTACTCAAGTTAAATGATAATTATCAAAAAATTGTAATTACTCAGAAATATTATGAAGTTACTCAAATCGACGGGATCCCAATTATTAACATCGTCGACTGGCTATTGGATAGAAAATCTTGATAATCATCATGTTTAATCTGTTCTTGCAACGGAAACGAAATTGTTGGATAATAAAATTTCTTGGTAGGGGTATTCAATATACGCACGATTCAATTTGAATCGTGTTTTTTTTGCTTTTTAGTGCTTATTCCAGTATTGTCTTTACTGTTAGTGACCCAAACACCAAACAAAAAAGAGCATAACCTGATCGCAATGGTCACATACACCCGCCATCCTTGGTCATTCTCTATTTTTTAATCCAAACTAATTAATGATAAACGCAAAAGATCCAATCCAGTAGCCAATACTCACATTCAAATTCGTTCCTCCTTATCGAGTAGCTTGGTCAAGGCGACTCATCCACCAACCAAGCCAAGTACCTAAGCCCAGCATTACCGCACTAGCTGCCAACGCGCCGAGAGACATATGAATAGTTTCTGACGGAACAATCATCACCGTTGACGCAGCAACGATTCCCAAAATCAAGTGAAACAGTTGTGGATAAAAGGTTCTAAACAGGTAATCCATCAATTTTGACAAGATGGCAATCACCAGTAAAACACCTAATATTAACGGAGTAATCACTGACATATCGCCAACTTTAATTGCATCAGTCATTGCCTTGTACAAACCAAGATAAATGAGAAAATTTGATGGGCTCAATCCTGGGATTACCAATCCCAGACCAATCAACGCACCACCCAGCACCCATGAACTGAATTTCGGTTCAATTGCTGAAAATAATGGCGCCCCAAACAACAAGAATAGTAACATTGCAACAAAGGCGGCCATCATTAGGAACACGTCTCCAGCACTACGGCCCTTTTGTCCCGCATCTTTCCAAAGTGCAGGGATCGTACCGACAATCGCGCCAATAAAAAACCATAAGATAATCGCCTCAAAGTTTCCCAATAAGTAACTAATGGCAAAGGAGAGTAAGAAAATTCCGCCAATTGCGCCAATTCCAACCGGTAGAAAGAAAAAAATGTTTTGTTTTAATCGTCTAAATGGGTGAGCTAAAAAGTCAATCAACTGTTCATAAATACCGAACACAGCTGCTAATGCCCCACCACTGATACCAGGTAAGATGAACCCCGTTCCGATCAGTGCCCCCTTCAATGCTCGAAGAAGCCAGCTTTGTGGTCTGTGATTGTTCATTGAAATCCTCCAAATCGCAAATTATTATAACCATAATTCAATTATACATGATATTACTCTTTTCTTATACTATTAATTATAAAAAAGAAATAATTCTTAGAAAAACTTGATGATTTATTTTCTTTGCTTTCATTCAGTTGGCAGGCTATTAGGTTGGAAATGCCACCATTTCAATCCATAATTTAAAACACTGTTATTTTTACTTTATTAGCTATGTTTCTGACGACAATGAGAGTGGCAAAAAGTCGCTTAAATTCTGAACGTACTAAGTTGTCCGTGGAACTGCTACGCTTTGGCGCCACTACACCGTAATTCGGTAGTGGAAATCGCAAGTTGCTAAAGCAACGAATGCCAATGGCAGTTTCTCCACCTTACATATATTATGATTGTTAGTGTAAGGTTTTCCTAGATGGTCAACATATTTCTAGGAATATTCATTTTAGATTGAATATATAAGAAAAGACCTGTAGCCTTTTAATCGACCAAGATTAAAAGAAAGGATGCAGGTCTTTCATGTTTATTTTAGCAGATTTTATTGATTCATTGAAGAATTTAGATAGTTTATTTGATTTGGAGGAACAAGTTATTCGTTGTTTGCGGGAAATGTTTCAAGAAATTGTATCTAAATACTTAATTCAATTAGACGAAACGTTAGTTTCTCAGATTCCAAGTGACCATACTTTTGTTAACCGACAACCACGAACAATCAATTTTATGTTTGGTGCTGTTTCATTTGAACGTAGATGTTATAGGAATACAGATGGAACCAATTATTTTCCACTGGATACACATTTAAAACTTGTGTCGCGAAAAAGGTTTTCACCATATTTTAAAAGTGTGGTTAGTAAGATTGGTCAAATGACTACCATGAGAAACACAGCGGATATGATTAACCTTGCCAGTCAGACTGATATTAGTGCATGGACAGTCGACAAAATCGTTAGAGAGATGGCCGACATCGTTGCTGTCGAGGAAGAAACACTTGATAAAGAAATTGTTCATCGTAAAAAAGTGGATAATTTAGTAATTGAAGGAGATGCTTTTGAAGTCCGAGAACGTGGTAAGCAACGGGTTTCTGTACATCATTATAGGGTATACGAATCCACTAATTATGGCCCAGTAAATAAACGTGAATTTATTGAAACCAATCATTTAAAAGCACGAAAACAAGTTTGTGATTATCTGGAAGCACATTATAAATTAAGCGAAATGGTAGTGTTTTTGGCAAGCGATGCCGGTCCTGGATATGATCCTATCAGTATGCGCGAATTAGTTCCTGGGGCAAAAAAAGTTGAGTATGTAATTGATCGGTATCACTTTATTCGAAAATTCGAGCAGACCATCGGTCTACAAAACCCATTAAGTAGAAAGGCTACAGCAGCTATTAGAGGATATAATTTGAACCAATTAGAGGCTATTTTAGATACTTTTGAATCACAAATTACAACTGGAAAAGATTCCGAAAAGTTGACCAAATTAAGACATTATCTAAGCCGTAATTGGAAATATATCAAACGTCCCAAAGATCGCGACTATAAATATATGGGCAAATTAGGCTCAGTTGAGAGCTCACACAGAGCTTTCACCTACCGCTTAAAAAAGCAGGGTAAGAGTTGGTCTAAAGAAGGATTACAAGCTATGTTAGTTCTCATACTAGCAAGAGTTAACAGACATCTTAATCAAGATCTATCATCAGGATTAAGAAGGCTAAGAGAACTTAAAATTGAAGTATCTCTCGAGTCAATTAAATCAATTAGGTTCACAGATTTAAACCGGAAAATACGTTCACAGCACATAGGAGTTAAAATTGGTAATATTACTGTTGATTCATCAACAAGTAGCCCCATAGGGGCAATGGCAAAAGCATACTCCCGTTAATTCGGATGTATAAATATTAAGTCGAATAAAAGGTATCTAGGAAAACTTGACACATACTTATGATTTTAGTACTTGCAACAGAAACTAAATTGTTGGATAATAAAATTCCTTGGCAGGGGTATTTAATATACGCACGATTCAATTTGAATCGTGTTTTTTGTTTTTTAAAAGCTTAATATACCAATTAGTAAAACCTTTAACTAATTTTTTAAATTAGTAATTTTTAATTTTATGGATATTAGACGTCCACTTTTTATTGGAATGTGAGTCATAAAACACATATTCGTCTTTTTTTAGAATGATAATTATCAGATTAAACTGATATATCACCCCTGTTTTATCACAATTCCATCTGGTGTGAGTTTACAGCCACGTGTGAAAGCGGTATATTTATATTGTGCCGTTTGCCTATTTGCAATAATTCATTTTGATTTTGGTTGGACGGTATAAAAACAAATAGAAGGGTTTGTAGTCCATGTATGTTTTTATTAATATTCTTGGTTTAATCGTGTTCCTCGGAATTGCGTTTTTATTTTCCAAGAAAAAGAAAGAGATCCACTGGCGTTCAATTGCAATTATGGTTGCAATTAACCTTTTGCTAGCTTGGTTCTTTACTAGTTTCTCTGTTGGACGTGACGCTGTTAAAGGTGCCGCTGCTGGATTTAATTGGTTGGTTGAAGTTTCATATCAAGGAATTATTTTTGCCTTGCCAAACTGGGTAACAACCAATTATGGTGGAACACTAGGTAATGGTGGTTCAATGAACTTTATCACTAGTGCGCTACTTCCAATTTTGATGATTGTTCCATTGTTCGATATTTTGACTTACATTGGCGTATTGCCATGGATCATCAAATGGATCGGA
This window encodes:
- a CDS encoding ATP-binding protein, translating into MIERPKYLAELIEFKDTDLIKIITGVRRSGKSVLLMLYRDYLLKQGIEARDIIYINFEDYQMQLVQTENQLRKILDKRLNKNRRQYILLDEIQNVSGWQRVINGVRVSFNCDIVITGSNAKMLSGELATLLSGRYVEIPIYPFSFKEFLNAKNISSDSREIDSAFTEYEKFGGFPAAILANDAVKDQVLKGIYDAVILNDVSMRGNVRDVTILRAVVGFLADNTGQLVQPNKIANTLKSEGMRVSPHTITRYLELLENAFLFYHVQQYDLRGRQYLKTTGKYFIADSGLRRIAVGRRAGNYSNQLENIVYIELKRRGYIINVGKLGSKEIDFVARKDDDILYVQVTYELPDNKHETNNLLKLNDNYQKIVITQKYYEVTQIDGIPIINIVDWLLDRKS
- a CDS encoding DUF368 domain-containing protein, which codes for MNNHRPQSWLLRALKGALIGTGFILPGISGGALAAVFGIYEQLIDFLAHPFRRLKQNIFFFLPVGIGAIGGIFLLSFAISYLLGNFEAIILWFFIGAIVGTIPALWKDAGQKGRSAGDVFLMMAAFVAMLLFLLFGAPLFSAIEPKFSSWVLGGALIGLGLVIPGLSPSNFLIYLGLYKAMTDAIKVGDMSVITPLILGVLLVIAILSKLMDYLFRTFYPQLFHLILGIVAASTVMIVPSETIHMSLGALAASAVMLGLGTWLGWWMSRLDQATR
- a CDS encoding ISLre2 family transposase, with product MFILADFIDSLKNLDSLFDLEEQVIRCLREMFQEIVSKYLIQLDETLVSQIPSDHTFVNRQPRTINFMFGAVSFERRCYRNTDGTNYFPLDTHLKLVSRKRFSPYFKSVVSKIGQMTTMRNTADMINLASQTDISAWTVDKIVREMADIVAVEEETLDKEIVHRKKVDNLVIEGDAFEVRERGKQRVSVHHYRVYESTNYGPVNKREFIETNHLKARKQVCDYLEAHYKLSEMVVFLASDAGPGYDPISMRELVPGAKKVEYVIDRYHFIRKFEQTIGLQNPLSRKATAAIRGYNLNQLEAILDTFESQITTGKDSEKLTKLRHYLSRNWKYIKRPKDRDYKYMGKLGSVESSHRAFTYRLKKQGKSWSKEGLQAMLVLILARVNRHLNQDLSSGLRRLRELKIEVSLESIKSIRFTDLNRKIRSQHIGVKIGNITVDSSTSSPIGAMAKAYSR